TAGGTCTCCGAGGAGTGCGCGGGGCTGTGCGCGGTGCGCCCGGCAACAGCCTGCTCGCCCGGTGAGTGCTGAGTCGGCGGCGCGGATGCGGTCGGCGCAGCGGGCGCGTCGTCGAGCGACGGCTCGCGTGCCGCGCGACGACGCGACTCACGGCGCGCGACGATCGTGGAGCCGTCGCCGGGCTCGAAGTCGACCTGCTCGGTATCGAGCGGACCGTCGATGTAGGTCGAGCGGCGGGGGCCGATGCCGGGATCCGTGGTAACCGGCGCCGCGTGCGGTGAGGCCGGGGCTGCGAATGCGGGTGGGACCCGGCCCGCGCCACGACGCCGCGAGACCGCCGTGACCTCGTCGAGGTCGCCCTCGGCATCGTCGGGCACCGGCGGCGCTCCCGCCCACGACCGGCGGACCCGGATGGTGTCGTCGTCGGGCAGGTCGCTCATCCGTCGCTCCGTCGGAGCCGGACCTCGGCATCTCCGAGGTAGAACCGCTCGCCCGCTTCCACCTCGACGCCGGGGGTCGCCTCGATCTCGGTTCCCATCAGCGTCGCGAACAGCACGCCGTTGGTCGATCCCAGATCGGTGATGTACCACCGGTCGTCCCGGAGTTCGAGGCGAGCGTGGGTCTTGGAGACCGTGCCGTCATCGACCGGGATCAGCTGCGCACCCGGGAACGCCGCATCGGCGGAGGGTTTGCGGCCGAGGATCACCACATGCGAGCCGATGGGCACCGCGGTGCCGGCCGGGGGTACGAGCGACCACGCCGTGCGCTTGCGGCGGGTCAGGATCGTCTGGTCGAGCGGCTCGTCGGGGATCTCGGGGCGGGTGTGCTGCGCCGAGACGGATCCGCGCGCCGACTGCGGGGACCCGGCATCGGGCGCTCCGGCGATCGCGGACACCTCGGCCGAGGCCTCCGAGAACGGCGAGGCGTCCGAGTCCGCGCCGGCAGCCGATCGACGCGGCGCCCACGGCTCGTCTGCGACGGCGGCGTGAGCCGCCGCCGGCACGCGGGTGACCGGCGGCGTCGCCGCCGGAGCCTGGCCGTCGGGCGCTCCGGCGAAGGACGCGAGGGGCACGGATGAAACCGGCGGCAGCGCGGGTTCGGCGGTGCGGGTCGGGATGGCCGACACCGGGGCGGGTGCACCCGGTACGGCGTCGGTCGCGCCGCTGGTCAGCTCGCCCACGGCGCCGAGGTCGAAGCCGTCGTCGTCCGCACGGCCCGACGGACCGGATGGCGGCTGGGCTGGTGTGAAGACGGGCAGCGGAGCAGGAGCGGGCGCGCTGACCTCGTCCACCGGCGACGGGCTGGGCGCGAACGAGGACACGACGGAGGGGGATGCGGGCGGCGGCGCATCGATCGGGCCGCCGAGTCTCCGGGCCAGGGGATCCGCAGCCGGCGAGGCGGACGTTCCGAACGGGCCGTCTGCGCCGCGTCGGGGTCCGGGTGCGGGGCCCGCCGCGTGGGCGGGCGTGCCGATCCAGCGGGCGGATCCGAATCCGAGCACCGTCGCCCAGATCGGCAGCGACAGGGCGGCGAGCACGGTCATGCCTACGCCGAGGCCGAATGAGACGTTCACGCGGTAGCACGCGATCACCACCACCACCCAGAGCGCGGGTGGGAACAGGACGAGCAGCACCAGCCACCCGGAGAGCCCGCCCAGCTGCAGCAGCTCGATCGTGTTGAGGAACGGCACCCACGCCTTCCACGCCGGCACTCCCGACTTGCCGAAGACCGCTGACAGCGCCAGCGCCGTCCACACGTAGAGGACTCCTGCCAGGGCGAAGGAGCCGAGCGTGATGCCGAGGACCGCGGAGGTGTCGGCGGATGCGGTCGCTGCGTCCAGGATCGGAAGGGCGCTGATGGAATTCATGTGTTCAGCGCGCGGGCTGGATGACCCGGCGCTTCCCCCTCTCGGCGGAGCGCGGCCCGGCCACGGGGTGGGCCAGGTGTCGTACGAATGATCTCAACGATACGGTTGCGGCGAGACCCCGCCAGAAACCGCGCTCCTCCCGGAGACGCGTGCGTTCTTCATCGACCGCCTCCCAGTAGAGGTCCGCGTCCTCGGCGGAGACCGGCGCATCGGAGAAGATCGCGCGATCGGCCTCGCGCGCCAGCATGCGGCCGGCGGGGGCGTCGGAGCGCTCCACGAGCTCGGACCGGGTCAGGGTGCGACTCGGGTCGGCTCCGGCATCCACGGCCGCATCGACGTACTCGTCCCAGCCCGCGGCGATCCGCGCCGTCGGATCAGGCTGCTGACGGCGCGCGCGGCGACGGACGACCTTCGCGGCGGCGATGACGACGAAGGGACCCAGCGCGATCACCAGCACCAGCAGGGCGAGTCCGCCGATCCGCAGCACCGGCCAGAGCCACGCGAGATCCCAGCCCTGCGCGTCGGTTTCCTCATCGCGCGCCGTGTCATCCTGCACGGGATCGGGGGGCACGACCTCTTCGACGGGGTCGGGCCGCACCTCGGTCACATTGAGCGGATCGCGCTGCTCGGCGACTTCGAGACTCGGCGACTGCTCGAACTGCGGGGTCACATCGATGGGCACCCAGCGCCCGTCGGCGGCGCGCACCTCGGTCCACGCGGAAAGATCGGACGGCCGGCACTGGCCGTCCCGGCACGTCGGCGTCCCGGCATCCGTCGAGTTCAGCACTCCTCCGACGACCACCCGTGCGGGAAAGCCCAGTTCCTGTGCGATCAGCGCCACCGCCACCGCGAACTGCTCGTCGTCGCCGACCGCCGCGACGAAGTTGTCCGCTGCTTCCGCGCGCGGGTCGGATTCGCGCTCGAGGAGCCGCGCGAACATGGCGTCGATACGCGCAAGGGAATGGCCCGCCGCGCTCGGCTGGAACCCGTAGTCCGCCAGCTCGGTCATCCATGGCAGCGGCTCGTCGCCGACCGCGAGCGCGTGGCTGAGGTAGCCGCGGTCGCGCAGCAGATCGACGAGCCCCTGCAGGGCCGCCCCACCCGATCCGCTCTCGTGCGCCGTCACCCACGCGACCAGACTCGGCGGCGCTTCCACGGCGCCGGCCACCTCGCCAGGAGCGGAGATCGACGCGAGGTCGGCGGGAGCGGGCTCGACTGCGCGCAGCAGGTAGGAGTCGCCGGACGCCAGGCCGCCGCCCGCGGTCTGCACCCCGGCGGCGGCGCCCGCGCGATAGTAGAAGCCGTCGGCGAGAGCGGCTGCCCTCGTGCCGTCGAACTGCACGGATTCCAGGCGGCCGGCGGTCGGCATCCAGATCCCGTCCAGGGCGCCGATCGTGACCCGCACCTCGATGGGCTCCCCCTCACCGGCCTCCAGCGTGGCGGGCACCCGCACGAAGCGGGCCGCATCGACGGAGCCCGCGCCGCCGCTGCGGTAGACATCGCCGTCGTAGTCGTCGAGCACAGCGAGCCGAATGCGGTCGGGGAGCGACTCGCCGGGGCCCGAACCGACGGTGAACAGCACGTCGTCGGCGCGGCTCGGCGCGAAGTTGTCGCGATAGTCCGCCAGCGGGCTGATCGCCGACGAGATGTCGATCTCGGGACCGATCGCAGAGCGCAGCACATCTCGTTCCGCGCCCCGTGCCGCGAACGGCACCACGACCGCCGCCGCGACCACGGCCACGGCGATCATCCCCGCACCCTGCCCGACACGGCGGCGGTCCGCGCGCGACGGGCGGCGTGTGACGCGGACACCGCTGGAAACGGCGGCGCGCTGGAGCGAGTCCATACGCTCGTCGCGGTTTCGCCAGGACAGCCACAGCAGACTCGCGACCAGTCCCGCGACGCCCAGGAGCGTCTCCAGCGGCGCGAAGACCGTAACCGGCCCCCACCGCAGCGGCTCACTCACCGTGCTCCGACCGAAGAACAGCCCGAACGAGATCATCACCAGGGCGACGGGCACCGCGGCATAGGCCCACCGGTCCTGCCGCCAGACCAGCACCAGCCCGATGCACGTGCCGACCAGGAAGATCAGGAGGGCCGGCACGAGCAGGTTGCGATAGGACCCGACGGGGAGATCGACGGTCACCAGGTCCTTCCATGCCAGCACGAGTCCGGTGGCGACGTCGCCGAGACCGCGCGGCAGCTCGAGCAGGTCGCCCTGCGCGATCCCGCCCAGTCGCGAGGGGACCGCCAGCGGGACGCCGAGGACCGCGACGGCGGCGGCCAGCGCGAGGGCGACGCGGCCGGCACCCCACCCGCGCCACCGCGCGAACCCGGCGATCCCGGTGGCGACGACAGCGGAGACCGCGACGAGGACGACCAGCGACGCCGAGCGGTAGATCGGCCACGCCGCGACGGCCGCGATGATCACGACGGCACCCAAGTACGCCGAGCCGACGGCGATGCGCGGAGCGAACCGCGGCTCGCTCGCCGCCATCTGCCGGTCGTCGGAGCGGAGGATGCTCACGACGTCGCCCCTCGCACCAGGAGACCCGACAGGTCATCGAGCGTACCGACGGTGAGCACCGTCAGCCCCGCCACCGCCTGCATGCGGGGGTGCGCTCGCTCGTCGCAGATCACGCCGACGACGGTCGTGTCGGCCGAGAACGAGAGCGCCGCCCGCTGCAGGCGGCTCAGCGTCACCCGCGAGCCCGCCACCACGAACGCGATCGACAGCTGGTCGGCTGTCTCGGCGGTCAGCGCGCAGATCGCCTCCACCGGCATCGTGCTCTCCAGCAGCTCGACGCCGCTGAACCCGTCCAGCAGTGCGCGGCGGGACGGGGCGGGGAGGCGCCGGATAGCGCGCAGGCGCCCACGCACGACGCGCGGAATCTCGGAGCCGGTCACGATGTCCAGATCGCGCGCGTCGTGGACCGCGCGCAGGCCGAGGGAGGCGGCGGATGAGACGGCGAGCTCGAACTCATCGGCATCCGCGTACTCCGCCGCCGCATCGCCGAGCACCACCGCCATGCGCGAGCGTCGGGACTCCTCGTACTGGCGCACCATCAGCTGACCGGTCTTGGCGGTGGACTTCCAGTGGACCTGCCGACGCGAATCGCCCGGCGCGTACTCGCGGATCGCGTGGAAGGACATGTCGGCGTCGACGAGGCGCCGCGTCGGGGCGCCCTCGAGATCGCGGATCACCCCGGCGCTCGTGGAGGGCAGGACGACGGTCCGCGGGTGCACGAAGAGCTCGTGGACGTCATCGAACGCGTGTTCGCGGCGCAGGAGGCCGACCGGGTCGCTGCGGACCGTGGTCGCGGGGCCGACGGCGACGATGCCGCGGCGCAGCGCGGGGATCTCCAGCGGCTGCGTCACTGCGTGCCCTGGGCGAAGCATCGGCACCCCGAATTCGACGAGCCCCGCGCCGACCGGGATGTCGATCCGACCCGGCAGCGCGGTGCGCGTGCCGTCGTTTCGGACCACGATCTGTCCGGTCACGCCCTCGCCGGCGACGATGCGTTCGTGCGCGAGCGCCAGGTCCACCTCGTAGGAGCGTGCGCTGAACAGGAACGGCACGCTCATCGCCAGCAGCAGCAGGGCGATCACGCCCGCGACCATCCACTCGACCCACCCGAACGCGATCCCGAGGCCCAGACCCGCCGTCGCGGTCAGCAGCACCAGCGCGCCTGCCGGCCGCAGCGTCGCGGCCGCCCAGGAGACGGCTTCCCGTGCGGCGCGCTCGGTGGCGCGCCAAGCGCGGGTTCCCCACACGGCCGCGCGGACGATGCGCCGATCGCCCACCCGCGAGGTCACCTCGGTGCGCGTCAGCGTGCTGCCGGTCAGGGTCGTCGCGCTGAAGCTCGCCGACCCGGGCCGGCTCGAGGTCGACGTCGGCGTGCGGGTGATGCGAGGGTCGGGACTCATACGACCTCGCGGCTGGTGGGCGGGGCGACATCCAGCAGCACCTGGCCGATGACGGCTTCCTGGGTGACGCCGTCGAACTCAGCCTCCGGGTGCAGGATCAGCCGGTGCGAGAACACCGGGACCGCGAGCGCCTTCACGTCGTCGGGTGTGGCGTAGGTGCGCCCCTGCGAGGCCGCGCGCGTCCGGGTCGCGCGCGTGAGGGCGAGAGCGCCGCGGATGCTGACGCCGAGGCGCACCTCGTCGGCTGAGCGGGTCCCGTCCACGAGGCGCGCGATGTAGTCCAGCACCAGGGCGTCGACGTAGACGGACGCTGCCAGATCGGCCATGCCCACCAGCGCCTGCGGGGTGATCACCGGTGTGAGGACATCTGTCGAGACGGCCGCGCCGTCCAGGATCCGGACGGTGGCGGCGTGGTCGGGGTAGCCGAGCGACGCGCGCATCAGGAACCGGTCCAGCTGCGCCTCCGGCAGTCGGTAGGTGCCGGCCTGCTCGATGGGGTTCTGCGTCGCCAGGACCAGGAAGGGAACCCCGACCCTGCGCGTGACCCCGTCGATCGTCACGTGCCCCTCCTCCATGACCTCCAGGAGCGCGGACTGCGTCTTGGGGCTGGCGCGGTTGATCTCGTCAGCCAGCACGATGTTGGCGAAGATCGGACCGGAGTGGAATTCGAAAGTGCCCGTCTTCTGGTCGTACACGGTGATGCCGGTGATGTCGCCGGGGAGCAGGTCGGGGGTGAATTGGATGCGCGTATTGGTCCCCTGCACGGACTGCCCGATCGCGCGCGCCAGTGAGGTCTTGCCGGTCCCCGGAACGTCTTCGAGCAGGACATGACCCTCGCTGAGCAGAGCCGTCAGGACCAGCTCGATGACCCGGCGCTTGCCCAGGACCGCGCGCTCGACGTTGTCGGCCAGCTGGCCGAACGTCTGCTCGAACCACGTGGCCTGCTCTTGCGTGATGGTCATGCTGTCCTCTGGTGGGGGTGTACCGGTGCGGTGCGCATCAAGGATTCGGGACGGGTGGCACGGGAAGGTTGGGATCGCACGCCGCGGAGAGCGTCGAGGTGGCCGGCGCGAGACCCCAGCCCTGTGCCGACCAGTCCACGGACACGGTGATGCCCTCGACCCGTTTCGCGCCGACCGGGACGACCAGGCTGTCGGGCGTGTAGGCCAGCAGCCCGCCCGCCTCGTCGTAGAAGCGCAAGTCGGCGTAGCCGAACGTGATCACCGCTTTTCCGCCGGCGGGATCGGTGGACGAGTCGCCCTGCGGCGCGAGGACGCCGCCACCCACGCACGAGGCGAGAGACCAGCGGGCCTGCACCTGGTAGGGCGCGCTCCCGGCACGGGGCTGGACGCCCGCCCACGGCGTCGTCGTCCCCCAGCGGTCGTGGACGTAGCGCACCTGAACGCCGGGGTCGCGGTCGAACACGGAGCTGGGCAGACCGGAGAACTCCGGGTGGTTGCGGTTGGGCACGGACTCGGCGGACTCGGGAGCGGTGCGGATGACCCACTCCGCGCGCCCCGATCCCACGTGCGGCGTCGCGTCGACGACGAAGGTGTAGCCGCCCGGCGCGCTCCCGCTCTGCTCGGCGCGGACACTGGCGGTGGTGGTCGCCCGCCCGAAGATCTGGTCTCCGAACCAGGATTCGACGCACAGCGTGAAGGCGTACTCCTCGCCATCCGCCAGAGCGGCGAACGTCGCGACGCTGCCGTCGACGCTCGCCCGGCAGCGATCGCCGTCCCGGACGATCCCGTAGCGCAGCGACGAGCCGTCTCCGCCGCTGAGCGCGGTCGCGTTGGCGGTCACGGTCGAGGTCCCGTCACCGTCGGACCGCGAGCTGAGGATGAGCTGGGGTTCCCTGGGCGCACCCACCCCGTTGCCGGTGATGGTGATCGCCGAGCCGGACGGCGTTCCGCCGAGTCCGGGCGGCAGCTCGAAGCGCGAGATCGGCGCGATCGTGATCGGGCCCGCCGTGTTGGAGCCGACCCGGTAGGCGGGCACCTCGACGCGGGTCTGGTCGCGACGGACCGGCACCTGGACGGTCTCCCCGCTCGGGCTGGTGATCTCCAGGCCGCCGGTCTGGACCGGCTCGACCCCGTCGACGCTGAGGGCGACGATGCCGCCTTCGCCGTCGGTACGCACCGGCGTGCTCGTTGCCAGTGCCGGCGCGGGCGGTGCGTTGTACGCCCAGGCGAGCGTGCGCACACTGCCGCGGGAGAGCCCGACCGCGTTGACGGCGAACGCCTCGTAGGTGCGCTGCTCGCCGTTGGGTGCCGCGATCGGCGGGCACGAGCCGTCCGCTGAGCACTGCGCGACATCCGTGCCGTTCCAGCGGATCACGAATCCGCCGAGGCCCGGGTAGGCCAGTCGTGCTTCTCCGGGATCGACCCGGAGCGTCAGCTCACCATCGGCGTACGCGGTCTGGGTGAGGCTGGCAGGCGCCTTGGGGTATCCCTGCAGATCGAGCAGGATCCGCCCGTCCCGCTCTGCGCTGGTGACCCGTCCCTGCGCATCCTGCACCGAGAACGTCGCGGTGCAGGTCGCGCCCGGGGCATCCGCAGACCAG
This portion of the Microbacterium pygmaeum genome encodes:
- a CDS encoding DUF5684 domain-containing protein; translated protein: MNSISALPILDAATASADTSAVLGITLGSFALAGVLYVWTALALSAVFGKSGVPAWKAWVPFLNTIELLQLGGLSGWLVLLVLFPPALWVVVVIACYRVNVSFGLGVGMTVLAALSLPIWATVLGFGSARWIGTPAHAAGPAPGPRRGADGPFGTSASPAADPLARRLGGPIDAPPPASPSVVSSFAPSPSPVDEVSAPAPAPLPVFTPAQPPSGPSGRADDDGFDLGAVGELTSGATDAVPGAPAPVSAIPTRTAEPALPPVSSVPLASFAGAPDGQAPAATPPVTRVPAAAHAAVADEPWAPRRSAAGADSDASPFSEASAEVSAIAGAPDAGSPQSARGSVSAQHTRPEIPDEPLDQTILTRRKRTAWSLVPPAGTAVPIGSHVVILGRKPSADAAFPGAQLIPVDDGTVSKTHARLELRDDRWYITDLGSTNGVLFATLMGTEIEATPGVEVEAGERFYLGDAEVRLRRSDG
- a CDS encoding transglutaminase-like domain-containing protein, with protein sequence MSILRSDDRQMAASEPRFAPRIAVGSAYLGAVVIIAAVAAWPIYRSASLVVLVAVSAVVATGIAGFARWRGWGAGRVALALAAAVAVLGVPLAVPSRLGGIAQGDLLELPRGLGDVATGLVLAWKDLVTVDLPVGSYRNLLVPALLIFLVGTCIGLVLVWRQDRWAYAAVPVALVMISFGLFFGRSTVSEPLRWGPVTVFAPLETLLGVAGLVASLLWLSWRNRDERMDSLQRAAVSSGVRVTRRPSRADRRRVGQGAGMIAVAVVAAAVVVPFAARGAERDVLRSAIGPEIDISSAISPLADYRDNFAPSRADDVLFTVGSGPGESLPDRIRLAVLDDYDGDVYRSGGAGSVDAARFVRVPATLEAGEGEPIEVRVTIGALDGIWMPTAGRLESVQFDGTRAAALADGFYYRAGAAAGVQTAGGGLASGDSYLLRAVEPAPADLASISAPGEVAGAVEAPPSLVAWVTAHESGSGGAALQGLVDLLRDRGYLSHALAVGDEPLPWMTELADYGFQPSAAGHSLARIDAMFARLLERESDPRAEAADNFVAAVGDDEQFAVAVALIAQELGFPARVVVGGVLNSTDAGTPTCRDGQCRPSDLSAWTEVRAADGRWVPIDVTPQFEQSPSLEVAEQRDPLNVTEVRPDPVEEVVPPDPVQDDTARDEETDAQGWDLAWLWPVLRIGGLALLVLVIALGPFVVIAAAKVVRRRARRQQPDPTARIAAGWDEYVDAAVDAGADPSRTLTRSELVERSDAPAGRMLAREADRAIFSDAPVSAEDADLYWEAVDEERTRLREERGFWRGLAATVSLRSFVRHLAHPVAGPRSAERGKRRVIQPAR
- a CDS encoding DUF58 domain-containing protein — protein: MSPDPRITRTPTSTSSRPGSASFSATTLTGSTLTRTEVTSRVGDRRIVRAAVWGTRAWRATERAAREAVSWAAATLRPAGALVLLTATAGLGLGIAFGWVEWMVAGVIALLLLAMSVPFLFSARSYEVDLALAHERIVAGEGVTGQIVVRNDGTRTALPGRIDIPVGAGLVEFGVPMLRPGHAVTQPLEIPALRRGIVAVGPATTVRSDPVGLLRREHAFDDVHELFVHPRTVVLPSTSAGVIRDLEGAPTRRLVDADMSFHAIREYAPGDSRRQVHWKSTAKTGQLMVRQYEESRRSRMAVVLGDAAAEYADADEFELAVSSAASLGLRAVHDARDLDIVTGSEIPRVVRGRLRAIRRLPAPSRRALLDGFSGVELLESTMPVEAICALTAETADQLSIAFVVAGSRVTLSRLQRAALSFSADTTVVGVICDERAHPRMQAVAGLTVLTVGTLDDLSGLLVRGATS
- a CDS encoding AAA family ATPase, which codes for MTITQEQATWFEQTFGQLADNVERAVLGKRRVIELVLTALLSEGHVLLEDVPGTGKTSLARAIGQSVQGTNTRIQFTPDLLPGDITGITVYDQKTGTFEFHSGPIFANIVLADEINRASPKTQSALLEVMEEGHVTIDGVTRRVGVPFLVLATQNPIEQAGTYRLPEAQLDRFLMRASLGYPDHAATVRILDGAAVSTDVLTPVITPQALVGMADLAASVYVDALVLDYIARLVDGTRSADEVRLGVSIRGALALTRATRTRAASQGRTYATPDDVKALAVPVFSHRLILHPEAEFDGVTQEAVIGQVLLDVAPPTSREVV